One Candidatus Neomarinimicrobiota bacterium genomic region harbors:
- a CDS encoding HD domain-containing protein, which translates to MKAKITQIKNFKKNTHIQGFFLVREKHLRSTRTNHPYLQLQLQDNSGSIEAKVWEDVPAFEKSFDEGDAVVVKGRVSEYAQRLQLEIEDIGRAIPEKHADYGFDLTKLIPSSKSSINQMWRELGKIIKEMKNDHLKSLISKIYKEHGAVIKQHPASMKLHHAWVGGYLEHVFSMARLGVVLADHYAVDRDLLLTGILLHDIGKIIELNPASKPGYTDSGKLLGHIVLGRDLARDTMSGINGFPPDLQLKVEHMILAHQGKYEWQSPKLPKFKEALLLHHIDELDARMNMMSVAMEQDQETGAWTNRYNYFRVPLLKGELDPDGVDQN; encoded by the coding sequence ACCAATCATCCCTATCTGCAATTGCAGCTTCAGGATAATAGTGGTTCTATCGAGGCTAAAGTGTGGGAAGATGTTCCTGCATTTGAAAAATCCTTTGATGAGGGTGATGCAGTTGTTGTAAAAGGGCGGGTGAGCGAGTACGCCCAGCGTCTCCAATTGGAGATTGAAGATATCGGCAGAGCGATCCCTGAAAAACATGCTGATTATGGATTTGATCTCACCAAGCTCATTCCCTCCAGCAAGTCAAGTATAAATCAGATGTGGCGCGAACTGGGTAAGATCATTAAAGAGATGAAAAATGATCATTTAAAGTCTCTTATAAGCAAAATATACAAAGAGCATGGAGCCGTGATCAAACAACACCCGGCCTCAATGAAACTTCACCATGCCTGGGTGGGGGGCTATCTGGAACATGTTTTTTCCATGGCCAGGTTGGGGGTCGTGCTGGCAGATCACTATGCAGTTGATCGGGATCTTCTGCTGACCGGGATTCTGCTGCATGATATAGGCAAGATCATCGAATTGAATCCAGCCAGTAAGCCAGGCTACACAGACTCAGGAAAACTGCTGGGGCATATTGTGCTGGGGCGGGATCTGGCTCGGGATACCATGTCAGGAATCAATGGTTTTCCACCTGATCTACAGCTGAAAGTCGAGCACATGATCCTTGCCCACCAGGGGAAGTACGAATGGCAATCACCCAAACTCCCGAAATTCAAGGAGGCCCTTCTCCTGCATCATATAGATGAGTTGGATGCCCGGATGAATATGATGTCTGTCGCCATGGAACAGGATCAGGAAACAGGCGCCTGGACCAATCGATATAATTATTTCAGGGTGCCGCTCTTAAAGGGGGAACTTGATCCGGATGGAGTTGATCAAAATTGA